The Clostridium sp. AWRP genome has a window encoding:
- the ileS gene encoding isoleucine--tRNA ligase: MYKKIDSDKTFVQMEKDVLKLWEDKKVVEKSFKENEDGEYFTFYDGPPTANGKPHIGHVLTRVMKDLIPRYKVMRGYKVLRKAGWDTHGLPVELEVEKSLGISGKPQIEKYGVEDFIKKCKNSVFTYVSQWKEMSDRLGFWVDMDNPYVTYHNDYIESEWWALKKIWKKGLLYKGHKIVPYCPRCGTALSSHEVSQGYKDVKETSVYVKFKIKDQDKYMIAWTTTPWTLPNNMALAVNKSYDYVEVLNQEQHLILAEAMLEKLEGEYEVLRKFKGEELVGLDYEPIFNFASFEGRAHYVVHADYVTLTEGTGIVHTAPAFGEDDSITGKKYNIPMTNSVDTQGKYKEEVTPWKGLFVKDADPKIIEYLKEKGILYKAEKFTHSYPFCWRCDTPLLYYPRDTWFIRMSQMRDKLVKNTNDTNWYPDNIRTGRFGNFVEGVIDWGLSRERYWGTPLPIWECECGHRECIGSIEELKEKGINVPEDIELHKPYIDRVKLKCPHCGKEMKRVSEVIDCWFDSGSMPFAQHHYPFENKEVFEKNFPAQFISEAVDQTRGWFYTLMAISTVLFDRSPFENCVVLGHVLDKHGLKMSKHKGNVLSPSTILENEGADAARWYFYTESAPWLPSRFYEEAVQDSQRKFLGTLWNVYSFYVLYADLDNFNPMDYKNFVSENVMDKWIISRLNSLIKQTEDHLDNYRITQAAQNIGNFVDELSNWYVRRNRSRFWSQKLTDDKIGAYLTLYKVLNTLCLVAAPFVPFMTEEIYQNLVVNLDKNAVESVHLCKWPEYDSSIVDAKLEKDMEEAYKIVKLGRSARNSANIKNRQPLSEMLISVNTLPGYYGDIIRDELNIKKIVFNADLSKYVNFSIKPNLPVLGKKYGKLIPKIKNEISSMNQMELAQKINDKEAVKINISESEIELNSDNLLITMEGLEGFAFAGEGSTGIVLETTITEELREEGNLREILSKIQNMRKESGFEVADKINLYISGNEKLEAVVKKFDERIKKETLSVDVIYNANREYNNCNINGEKLDIAMEVVNK; encoded by the coding sequence ATGTATAAAAAAATTGATAGTGATAAAACTTTTGTACAGATGGAAAAAGATGTTTTAAAATTATGGGAAGATAAGAAAGTAGTTGAAAAAAGTTTTAAGGAAAATGAGGATGGTGAATACTTTACTTTTTACGATGGGCCTCCAACTGCAAATGGAAAACCTCATATAGGACACGTTCTAACTAGAGTTATGAAAGACCTCATACCAAGATATAAAGTTATGAGAGGGTATAAAGTATTGAGAAAAGCAGGTTGGGATACACACGGACTTCCTGTTGAACTAGAAGTTGAAAAGAGTCTTGGAATTTCTGGAAAACCACAAATTGAAAAATATGGTGTAGAAGATTTTATAAAAAAATGTAAGAATAGTGTATTTACTTATGTAAGCCAGTGGAAAGAAATGTCTGACAGATTAGGATTTTGGGTAGACATGGATAATCCATATGTAACATATCACAATGATTATATAGAATCAGAATGGTGGGCACTGAAAAAAATATGGAAAAAAGGTCTTTTATATAAAGGGCATAAAATAGTGCCATATTGTCCTAGATGTGGAACTGCTCTTTCTTCACATGAAGTTTCTCAAGGATATAAAGATGTAAAAGAGACATCAGTATATGTTAAATTCAAAATTAAAGATCAAGATAAATACATGATAGCATGGACAACTACACCATGGACACTTCCTAATAATATGGCATTAGCTGTAAATAAAAGCTATGACTATGTAGAAGTTCTTAATCAAGAACAGCATTTAATACTAGCAGAAGCCATGTTAGAAAAACTAGAGGGCGAATATGAAGTCTTAAGAAAGTTCAAAGGAGAAGAATTAGTTGGACTTGATTATGAACCAATTTTCAATTTTGCATCTTTTGAAGGAAGAGCACATTATGTTGTTCATGCAGATTATGTAACACTAACAGAAGGTACTGGAATAGTTCATACAGCTCCTGCTTTTGGTGAAGATGATAGTATTACAGGGAAAAAATATAATATTCCTATGACAAATTCTGTAGATACTCAAGGAAAATATAAAGAAGAAGTTACTCCATGGAAAGGCCTTTTTGTAAAAGATGCTGATCCTAAAATAATAGAATATTTAAAAGAAAAGGGAATACTTTATAAGGCAGAAAAATTTACTCACTCCTATCCATTCTGCTGGAGATGTGATACTCCACTTTTATATTATCCAAGAGATACTTGGTTTATAAGAATGTCTCAAATGAGAGATAAACTAGTTAAAAATACTAATGATACAAACTGGTATCCTGATAATATAAGAACTGGTAGATTTGGAAACTTTGTTGAAGGAGTAATAGATTGGGGACTTAGCAGAGAAAGATATTGGGGTACACCTCTTCCAATATGGGAATGTGAGTGTGGTCATAGAGAATGCATAGGAAGTATTGAAGAATTAAAGGAAAAAGGAATAAATGTACCAGAGGATATAGAACTTCATAAACCGTATATAGATAGAGTTAAGTTAAAGTGTCCTCATTGTGGAAAAGAAATGAAGAGAGTATCAGAAGTAATTGATTGCTGGTTTGATTCAGGTTCAATGCCTTTTGCACAGCATCATTATCCTTTTGAAAATAAAGAAGTTTTTGAGAAAAATTTCCCTGCACAATTTATATCTGAGGCAGTAGACCAGACTAGAGGATGGTTTTATACTCTTATGGCTATATCTACAGTATTATTTGATAGAAGTCCATTTGAAAACTGTGTGGTTTTAGGACACGTTTTAGATAAACATGGATTAAAAATGTCAAAGCATAAAGGAAATGTTTTAAGTCCTTCAACTATTTTGGAAAATGAAGGTGCAGATGCAGCTAGATGGTATTTCTATACTGAAAGTGCACCATGGCTTCCATCTAGATTTTATGAAGAAGCAGTACAGGATAGTCAGAGAAAATTCTTAGGTACCTTATGGAATGTATATTCTTTTTATGTACTTTATGCTGATTTAGATAATTTTAACCCTATGGACTATAAAAATTTTGTAAGTGAAAATGTAATGGATAAATGGATAATATCCAGATTGAATTCTCTTATAAAGCAAACTGAAGATCACTTAGATAATTATAGAATTACTCAAGCTGCTCAGAATATAGGAAACTTTGTGGATGAGCTTTCAAACTGGTATGTAAGAAGAAATAGGTCAAGATTCTGGAGTCAAAAGTTAACAGATGATAAAATAGGAGCATATTTAACTTTATATAAAGTACTAAATACTTTATGTCTGGTAGCTGCACCATTTGTACCATTTATGACAGAAGAAATTTATCAAAATCTTGTAGTAAATCTTGATAAAAATGCAGTAGAAAGTGTCCATTTATGTAAATGGCCGGAGTATGATTCAAGTATAGTAGACGCTAAACTTGAGAAGGATATGGAGGAAGCTTATAAGATAGTTAAACTTGGAAGAAGTGCTAGAAACAGTGCTAATATAAAAAATAGGCAGCCTCTTTCTGAAATGCTTATAAGCGTAAATACTCTTCCTGGATATTATGGAGATATAATAAGAGATGAATTAAATATTAAAAAGATAGTTTTCAATGCAGATTTATCAAAGTATGTTAACTTTAGTATAAAACCAAATTTACCTGTACTAGGTAAAAAGTATGGTAAATTAATACCAAAAATAAAGAATGAAATATCATCCATGAATCAAATGGAATTAGCACAAAAGATAAATGACAAGGAAGCTGTAAAAATAAATATATCAGAATCAGAAATAGAGTTAAATTCAGATAATTTACTTATTACAATGGAAGGCTTAGAGGGATTTGCCTTTGCAGGAGAAGGAAGTACTGGAATTGTTT